Proteins encoded by one window of Cyanobium sp. NS01:
- the psbD gene encoding photosystem II D2 protein (photosystem q(a) protein) has translation MTIAAGRLPQRGWFDVLDDWLKRDRFVFVGWSGLLLFPTAYLALGGWLTGTTFATSWYTHGIASSYLEGCNFLTAAVSTPADAMGHSLLLLWGPEAQGDFVRWVQLGGLWPFVALHGAFSLIGFMLRQFEIARLVGIRPYNAIAFSGPIAVFVSVFLMYPLGQSSWFFAPSFGVAAIFRFLLFLQGFHNWTLNPFHMMGVAGILGGALLCAIHGATVENTLFEDGEQSNTFKAFEPTQEEETYSMVTANRFWSQIFGIAFSNKRWLHFFMLFVPVMGLWTSSIGIIGLALNLRAYDFVSQEIRAAEDPEFETFYTKNILLNEGIRAWMAPADQPHENFVFPEEVLPRGNAL, from the coding sequence ATGACGATCGCTGCAGGACGCTTGCCGCAGCGGGGATGGTTCGACGTCCTCGATGACTGGCTCAAGCGCGACCGCTTTGTCTTTGTTGGGTGGTCTGGTCTGCTCCTGTTCCCCACGGCCTACCTGGCTCTGGGCGGCTGGCTCACCGGCACCACCTTCGCCACCTCCTGGTACACCCACGGGATTGCCAGCTCCTATCTCGAGGGCTGCAACTTCCTCACCGCCGCCGTCAGCACCCCCGCTGACGCCATGGGCCACAGCCTGCTGCTGCTCTGGGGCCCTGAGGCCCAGGGCGACTTCGTGCGCTGGGTGCAGCTCGGCGGCCTCTGGCCGTTCGTGGCCCTGCACGGTGCCTTCTCCCTGATCGGCTTCATGCTGCGTCAGTTCGAGATCGCCCGCCTGGTGGGCATCCGCCCCTACAACGCCATCGCCTTCTCGGGCCCGATCGCGGTGTTCGTCAGTGTCTTCCTGATGTACCCCCTGGGCCAGAGCAGCTGGTTCTTTGCACCCAGCTTCGGCGTGGCCGCCATCTTCCGCTTCCTGCTGTTCCTGCAGGGCTTCCACAACTGGACCCTCAACCCCTTCCACATGATGGGTGTGGCCGGGATCCTGGGCGGTGCCCTGCTCTGTGCCATCCACGGCGCCACGGTGGAGAACACCCTGTTCGAGGACGGGGAGCAGTCGAACACCTTCAAGGCGTTCGAGCCCACCCAGGAAGAGGAGACCTACTCGATGGTGACGGCCAACCGCTTCTGGAGCCAGATCTTCGGGATCGCCTTCTCCAACAAGCGCTGGCTGCACTTCTTCATGCTGTTCGTGCCGGTGATGGGTCTGTGGACCAGCAGCATCGGCATCATCGGCCTGGCGCTGAACCTGCGGGCCTACGACTTCGTGTCGCAGGAGATCCGCGCCGCTGAGGACCCCGAGTTCGAGACCTTCTACACGAAGAACATTCTTCTGAATGAAGGCATCCGCGCCTGGATGGCGCCGGCTGACCAGCCGCATGAAAACTTCGTCTTCCCTGAGGAAGTTCTGCCCCGCGGTAACGCTCTCTGA
- a CDS encoding aspartyl/asparaginyl beta-hydroxylase domain-containing protein, producing MSWASIHGDVPVFDAGRFAWIDTVEGQWLGVRQELEQVMRHREAMPNFQQILPQVGKIQKDDQWKTFFLKGVGMDCRDNARRCPQTMALLEQIPHCSTAFFSILSPHKQIPPHRGAWAGVLRLHLALIVPEPRERCRIRIADQLHLWEEGRCLVFDDTYNHQVWNDTEGYRVVLFVDFARPLRWPVSLFNHWLLSLAALAPFLREANQNQLAAEQSFRRSLGDRAGTRDPGR from the coding sequence GTGAGCTGGGCCTCCATCCATGGCGACGTGCCGGTGTTCGATGCCGGCCGCTTCGCCTGGATCGACACCGTGGAGGGGCAGTGGCTGGGCGTGCGGCAGGAGCTGGAGCAGGTGATGCGCCACCGCGAGGCGATGCCCAACTTCCAGCAGATCCTGCCCCAGGTGGGCAAGATCCAGAAAGACGACCAGTGGAAGACCTTCTTTCTCAAGGGCGTGGGCATGGATTGCCGCGACAACGCCCGTCGCTGCCCCCAGACCATGGCCCTGCTGGAGCAGATCCCCCACTGCAGCACCGCCTTCTTTTCGATTCTCTCGCCGCACAAGCAGATCCCCCCCCACCGCGGCGCCTGGGCGGGAGTGCTGCGGCTGCATCTGGCCCTGATCGTGCCCGAGCCCAGGGAGCGCTGCCGCATCCGCATCGCCGATCAGCTGCATCTCTGGGAGGAGGGCCGCTGCCTGGTGTTTGACGACACCTACAACCATCAGGTGTGGAATGACACCGAGGGCTACCGGGTTGTGCTGTTCGTGGACTTCGCCAGGCCGTTGCGCTGGCCCGTGAGCCTGTTCAACCACTGGTTGCTGAGCCTGGCGGCCCTGGCGCCGTTTCTGCGCGAAGCCAACCAGAACCAGCTGGCTGCCGAGCAGAGCTTTCGCCGCTCCCTGGGAGACCGCGCTGGCACTCGCGATCCTGGCCGCTAA
- a CDS encoding iron uptake porin: MKLFQQLLVAPAALGLLAPVAATASELNFDGVDQYASQEQVTSISQFSDVQPTDWAYQALSNLIERYGCVAGYPDGTYRGQRAMTRFEAAALLNACLDRVTEVTDELKRLMAEFEKELAILKGRVDGLEAKVGELEANQFSTTTKLKGIATMTLGGAGETGFGDNVTANYDVRLMFDTSFTGKDLLRTTLRAGNFGDSVFGNGNTALEVAFQEESGADSVGINRLFYQFPVGESVTVTAGAKVRQDDMLAVWPSAYPADTILDLFTYAGARATYNLNLGAGVGAWWQKDGFSISANFVSNENAAENSFVGIGEDYTVTAQLGYSADNWGAALAYTYADFNSFSNSNVGLSAYWSPSDSGWVPSISVGGGWSDAPSTDTFGDTDSDSWSWMVGLQWTDMFIKGNALGMAVGSAGQIGDGKCGTTAACTGGIWADGGEETLAYELWYKFQVTDNISVTPAFFWIENSGADDTYGGLIKTTFKF, encoded by the coding sequence ATGAAACTTTTCCAGCAACTGCTGGTTGCCCCCGCGGCACTCGGACTGCTGGCCCCTGTGGCCGCCACTGCTTCTGAGCTCAACTTCGACGGCGTCGACCAGTACGCCTCCCAGGAGCAAGTCACCAGCATCTCCCAGTTCTCGGACGTGCAACCCACGGATTGGGCCTACCAGGCTCTCTCCAACCTGATCGAGCGCTACGGCTGCGTCGCCGGCTACCCCGACGGCACCTACCGCGGCCAGCGGGCCATGACCCGTTTTGAAGCCGCTGCGCTTCTGAACGCCTGCCTCGACCGCGTCACCGAAGTGACCGACGAGCTCAAGCGCCTGATGGCCGAGTTCGAGAAGGAACTCGCCATCCTCAAGGGTCGCGTGGACGGCCTCGAGGCCAAGGTGGGTGAGCTGGAGGCCAACCAGTTCTCCACCACCACCAAGCTTAAGGGCATCGCCACGATGACCCTCGGCGGCGCTGGCGAAACCGGCTTCGGCGACAACGTTACCGCGAACTACGACGTTCGCCTGATGTTCGACACCAGCTTCACCGGTAAGGACCTGCTGCGCACCACCCTGCGCGCCGGCAACTTCGGTGACTCCGTGTTCGGCAATGGCAACACGGCCCTGGAAGTGGCCTTCCAGGAAGAGAGCGGTGCTGACTCCGTCGGCATCAACCGCCTCTTCTACCAGTTCCCCGTCGGCGAGTCCGTCACCGTCACCGCCGGTGCCAAGGTCCGTCAGGACGACATGCTGGCTGTGTGGCCCAGCGCCTATCCCGCTGACACCATCCTCGACCTGTTCACCTATGCCGGTGCCCGGGCGACCTACAACCTGAACCTCGGCGCCGGTGTCGGTGCCTGGTGGCAGAAGGATGGCTTCAGCATCAGCGCCAACTTCGTCTCCAACGAGAACGCTGCTGAGAATTCCTTCGTCGGCATCGGCGAGGACTACACCGTTACCGCCCAGCTCGGCTACTCGGCCGATAACTGGGGCGCTGCTCTTGCCTACACCTACGCTGACTTCAACAGCTTCAGCAACAGCAACGTTGGCCTGAGTGCCTACTGGTCTCCCTCCGATTCCGGTTGGGTGCCTTCGATCAGCGTCGGTGGCGGTTGGTCTGATGCCCCCAGCACTGACACCTTCGGCGACACCGACAGCGACTCCTGGAGCTGGATGGTCGGCCTCCAGTGGACCGACATGTTCATCAAGGGCAACGCCCTCGGCATGGCCGTGGGTAGCGCCGGCCAGATCGGCGACGGCAAGTGCGGCACCACCGCTGCTTGCACCGGCGGCATCTGGGCCGACGGCGGAGAAGAGACCCTGGCTTACGAGCTGTGGTACAAGTTCCAGGTCACCGACAACATCAGCGTCACCCCCGCCTTCTTCTGGATCGAGAACAGCGGCGCCGACGACACCTACGGCGGTCTGATCAAGACCACCTTCAAGTTCTGA